One Natator depressus isolate rNatDep1 chromosome 6, rNatDep2.hap1, whole genome shotgun sequence DNA window includes the following coding sequences:
- the LOC141989022 gene encoding olfactory receptor 5W2-like, with product MEEGNHSEVTEFILSGLTDHPELQVPLFVVFLLIYGVTLVGNGGMILLITIDPRLHTPMYFFLNNLSFCDLCVSLIISPKMLLDFLAERKNISFTACTVQMHLSIIFGDVECLLLAVMAYDRYVAICNPLLYTVTMSRHLCKQLVVGVYAVGVVDSMIYMCCTFRLSFCSSNIINHFFCDVLPLLALSCSDTHINEIVTFAFMSCITVSSFVTVLLSYVYIISTILQVRSAKGRHKAFSTCSFHLTSVVLFFGTLLFMYLRPTSSYSMVRDKVTSVFYTLVIPMLNPLIYSLRNTEVKDALRKAVNKLLTNP from the coding sequence atggaagagggaAATCACTCGGAGGTGACTGAGTTCATTCTCTCAGGACTGACAGATCATCCGGAGCTGCAGGTCCCCCTCTTTGTGGTATTCCTACTGATTTATGGTGTCAccctggtggggaatggggggatgatCTTGTTAATCACAATTGATCCCCGACTCCAtacccccatgtactttttcctcaataatttgtctttctgtgacctctgtgttTCCTTGATAATTTCCCCTAAGATGCTGCTGGATTTCTTAGCTGAGAGGAAAAACATTTCTTTCACTGCCTGCACTGTGCAAATGCATCTCTCGATCATTTTTGGAGATGTTGagtgcctcttgctggctgtgatggcgtatgaccgttatgtggccatctgtaacccACTGCTCTATACAGTTACCATGTCCAGGCACCTTTGTAAACAGCTAGTGGTTGGGGTGTATGCTGTGGGAGTGGTGGATTCAATGATATACATGTGTTGTACATTTcggctgtcattctgcagctccaacatcattaatcatttcttctgtgacgtCCTCCCACTGTTGGCGCTCTCCTGTTCTGACACCCACATCAATGAGATTGTGACGTttgctttcatgagctgcattaCAGTGAGCAGCTTTGTGactgtcctcctctcctatgtctatatcatctccaccatcctgcAGGTCCGCTCTGCCAAGGGCCGGcacaaagccttctccacctgctctttCCACTTAACCTCTGTGGTCCTGTTTTTTGGCACCCTCCTCTTCATGTATTTACGTCCCACCTCCAGCTATTCCATGGTCAGAGATAAAGTGACCTCAGTGTTTTACACACtggtgatccccatgttgaaccccctcatctacagcctgaggaacacggAGGTGAAGGACGCCCTGAGGAAAGCAGTGAATAAACTCCTAACCAATCCTTGA